One Gammaproteobacteria bacterium DNA window includes the following coding sequences:
- a CDS encoding DUF2235 domain-containing protein, which yields MGRNLVVACDGTWNTPTQTDRGLVVPTNVVKMARAVESSDQQLIYYDTGLGTGKGWDHYTGGLFGIGLTANIHDAYCWIANHYQDGDRLFLFGFSRGAYTVRSLSGLIGRCGLPPAKDTKAVKRAYDLYRQSTNAKGKAKAAEFKAKQRQPSVHFIGVWDTVGSLGVPALSRYGLLRKIFRRLIEGSKYAHGFHDETLGRHVLYAYQALGIDERRGPYEPSLWKSDGTLRLNVEQVWFAGVHTNVGGGYIDAGLSDHAFMWMAVKAMSAGLTLQERYLAMRVDPNCYGELRNSVLGIYKLLPTFKRKLARGNTLNEHIHKSVLNRLQHPTNSYRPVNLVHGLKAKVPITDDGLSHIEKIRETLYPKLSS from the coding sequence ATGGGGCGAAATTTAGTGGTGGCGTGCGACGGAACGTGGAATACGCCGACCCAAACGGATCGCGGTTTAGTGGTCCCGACTAACGTTGTCAAAATGGCACGGGCGGTTGAGTCGTCTGACCAGCAACTGATTTATTACGACACGGGTTTGGGTACCGGTAAGGGTTGGGACCACTACACTGGCGGCTTATTCGGAATCGGCCTTACCGCGAACATTCACGACGCCTACTGTTGGATCGCCAATCACTACCAAGACGGCGATCGATTGTTCTTGTTTGGGTTTAGTCGCGGCGCCTACACCGTGCGTTCGTTATCCGGCTTGATCGGACGTTGCGGATTGCCGCCGGCGAAAGATACGAAAGCGGTGAAGCGTGCCTACGATCTTTATCGGCAGTCGACCAATGCGAAGGGCAAAGCCAAGGCGGCTGAGTTCAAAGCGAAGCAGCGTCAGCCGTCGGTGCACTTTATTGGCGTCTGGGATACGGTCGGCTCGCTCGGTGTGCCGGCACTATCGCGCTATGGGCTACTGCGCAAAATCTTTCGGCGCTTGATCGAGGGTTCGAAGTACGCTCATGGTTTCCATGACGAGACTCTCGGCCGACACGTGTTATACGCGTATCAAGCGCTGGGAATCGACGAGCGCCGCGGTCCTTATGAACCAAGTCTGTGGAAAAGCGACGGTACGCTACGGCTTAACGTCGAACAGGTTTGGTTTGCCGGGGTGCACACCAATGTCGGCGGTGGTTATATCGATGCCGGGCTTTCCGATCATGCGTTCATGTGGATGGCGGTCAAGGCGATGAGTGCCGGCCTTACGCTGCAGGAGCGTTATTTGGCCATGCGTGTCGATCCCAATTGTTACGGCGAGCTGCGTAATTCGGTGCTCGGTATTTATAAATTATTGCCGACGTTTAAACGCAAGCTTGCTCGCGGCAATACGCTGAACGAACATATCCATAAAAGCGTGCTGAATCGCCTGCAACATCCGACTAACAGCTATCGTCCGGTCAATCTCGTGCACGGGTTGAAGGCGAAGGTACCGATTACCGACGATGGCTTGAGTCATATCGAGAAGATTCGGGAAACGCTTTATCCAAAGCTATCCAGTTAG
- a CDS encoding ABC transporter ATP-binding protein, with protein MPLAARWVVGGHEVSHSMIVYHLRRSTEIPKLLNDGLIRTDGRHYVFDRWEDAQLLLNALHRAAGSAPDAYVALVLDVDDDMLAASPIPERKLPPGLRSDDVARLQSRSRYPEVDISAHRILDVKSGFGDSVMNRYRADSKGRAPVWRFLAFAKPYWRYVAAATVAGLLKFLMPLAFPWMLKILLDDVVLNSALDDAVRERKILYLVGSVLSVNALWMVSTYYRSVFAAIAGHRMVRDLRVALFSHVQRLSHAFFTRHQTGAIVSRVVNDISLAQNFVGSALTNVWMDVALLLALVGILLTIHPMMTLVSLVLMPIYFFSLRAMGPRIRRSTQEVQQRLEMLSGELHEKVAGVAIVKGFARESAETQLFATHANKLLSKVLYSARFTALNEVAVGFVVHTAPVLVVWYGVHQILANQLTVGALTQFLLYLGMFYYPLQRLSDLSVVLSNALAAIDRIFEYFDTQPHVVERPSATRVTECRGRIDFDAVQFGYDTDSHILQDISLTIAPGQTVAFVGPSGAGKSTLANLVPRFYDPLAGRILLDGVDLRELQLDSLRRHIGIVNQETILFSGTVQENLLLAKPDARLDEIVAALEAANALEFVQCLPEGLSTEIGERGAVLSGGQKQRLAIARAFLKDPKILILDEATSALDSRSERRIQAALARLLRNRTSIVIAHRLSTVLRADQIVVLDSGRVSEVGKHAELLARGGLYAQLYNEQFGQADPTKAGKPLLDSEGLLMTVNG; from the coding sequence TTGCCGCTGGCTGCGCGCTGGGTCGTCGGTGGCCACGAGGTTTCGCACTCCATGATTGTTTATCACCTGCGTCGTAGCACCGAAATTCCCAAACTTTTAAACGATGGCCTAATCCGTACCGATGGTCGTCATTATGTTTTCGATCGCTGGGAAGACGCGCAGCTGCTGCTGAACGCGTTACACCGTGCCGCCGGCTCCGCGCCGGATGCGTACGTCGCGCTCGTACTGGACGTCGACGACGACATGTTGGCGGCATCGCCGATCCCTGAGCGCAAACTACCTCCCGGTCTGCGTTCGGACGACGTGGCGCGGTTGCAGTCACGTTCGCGTTATCCGGAAGTCGATATCAGCGCGCATCGCATCCTCGATGTGAAAAGCGGCTTCGGCGATTCGGTGATGAACCGTTATCGCGCCGACAGTAAAGGCCGCGCGCCGGTATGGCGCTTCTTAGCGTTTGCCAAGCCGTATTGGCGGTACGTTGCCGCCGCGACCGTTGCCGGTCTGCTCAAATTTTTGATGCCGCTGGCGTTCCCGTGGATGCTCAAGATCCTGCTCGATGATGTGGTGCTCAATAGTGCGCTCGACGATGCCGTCCGCGAGCGCAAGATTCTGTACCTCGTCGGCAGCGTGTTGTCGGTCAACGCGCTATGGATGGTATCGACGTACTATCGCAGCGTATTCGCCGCCATTGCCGGCCACCGCATGGTGCGCGACCTGCGCGTGGCGCTATTCAGTCACGTACAACGGTTGTCGCACGCATTTTTCACGCGCCATCAGACCGGTGCCATCGTCTCGCGCGTGGTAAACGACATCAGCCTGGCGCAAAACTTCGTCGGCTCGGCACTTACCAACGTCTGGATGGATGTGGCGCTGTTGCTGGCGCTGGTCGGCATTTTGTTAACGATCCATCCGATGATGACGCTGGTGTCGCTGGTGTTGATGCCGATCTACTTCTTTTCGCTACGTGCCATGGGTCCACGTATTCGCCGATCGACGCAGGAAGTCCAGCAGCGGCTGGAAATGTTGTCCGGCGAGCTGCACGAGAAGGTTGCCGGGGTCGCTATCGTCAAAGGTTTTGCGCGCGAATCGGCCGAGACACAGCTGTTCGCGACCCATGCCAACAAGTTACTGAGCAAGGTGCTGTACTCGGCGCGTTTTACCGCCTTAAACGAAGTCGCGGTCGGCTTCGTCGTGCACACCGCGCCGGTGCTGGTGGTTTGGTATGGCGTACACCAGATCCTCGCTAACCAGTTGACGGTTGGTGCACTGACGCAGTTCCTGCTTTACCTCGGTATGTTTTATTACCCGCTGCAGCGGTTGTCCGACTTGAGCGTGGTACTGAGCAATGCGTTGGCGGCAATCGATCGGATATTCGAATACTTCGACACCCAGCCGCATGTGGTTGAGCGGCCGAGCGCAACGCGTGTCACCGAGTGCCGCGGGCGCATCGATTTTGACGCGGTGCAGTTCGGCTACGACACCGACTCGCATATTTTGCAGGACATTAGCTTGACGATTGCGCCGGGCCAGACCGTTGCCTTCGTCGGCCCGAGTGGCGCCGGCAAGTCGACGTTGGCGAATCTGGTGCCGCGGTTCTACGATCCGCTCGCTGGCCGCATCCTGCTCGACGGTGTCGACCTGCGCGAGTTGCAGCTCGATTCGCTGCGCCGGCACATCGGTATTGTCAATCAAGAAACGATTTTGTTCTCCGGCACGGTGCAGGAGAATTTGTTGTTGGCCAAACCCGATGCCAGGCTCGATGAGATCGTCGCTGCGCTCGAAGCCGCTAATGCGCTGGAATTCGTGCAGTGCCTGCCGGAAGGGTTGTCGACCGAGATCGGCGAACGTGGTGCGGTGCTGTCCGGCGGTCAGAAGCAGCGGTTAGCGATTGCCCGCGCCTTTCTCAAAGATCCAAAAATATTGATTCTTGACGAAGCAACATCGGCGCTCGATTCCCGCTCTGAGCGCCGTATTCAAGCAGCGCTAGCGCGGTTGTTGCGTAATCGGACATCGATTGTCATTGCCCATCGACTGTCCACCGTATTGCGCGCCGACCAGATCGTCGTGCTCGATAGTGGCCGCGTTTCCGAAGTTGGTAAGCATGCCGAGCTTCTCGCCCGCGGCGGCCTCTATGCCCAGCTTTATAACGAGCAATTCGGTCAGGCCGATCCCACTAAGGCGGGTAAACCCTTGCTGGACTCGGAGGGTCTCCTCATGACAGTCAACGGCTGA
- the ligA gene encoding NAD-dependent DNA ligase LigA codes for MTAKDSAATRIADLRQQIDLANYRYYVLDQPTIADAEYDRLLRELQTLEQQHPDLIMPESPTQRVGAQPLAAFAAVRHTLPMTSMDNAFTDDDLREWDTRVRKGLETDSEVTYTAEPKFDGVSVSLRYVRGALVQAGTRGDGETGEDVSANVRTIKAVPLKLQGDDWPEVLEVRGEVVIPKADFERLNREQLARGDKIFANPRNSAAGSLRQLDPRITATRPLSFFPWGLGDVSAPIGRRYADVVERLQAWGFRVSKFFRVVHGTEGCRAYYRELLEQRQQLPFEIDGVVYKVDDLAARLQLGFTARAPRWALAHKLPAQEENTTVEDILPSVGRTGVITPVAVLNPVQVSGVTVTHATLHNEDELRRKDVRIGDTVIVRRAGDVIPEVVGVVLDKRPPDAREWHMPTQCPVCGSDVLREAEAAAHRCMGGLVCSAQRTGAILHFAARSAMDVEGLGDKLVEQLVQKELIHNVADLYRLQKADLVALERMGEKSAQNLLDHIERSKQTTFARFLYGLGVPQVGETTAQQLADYFGSLDALLAAGVEDIDAVPNIGASMAEDIHAFFQESHNRRVIEQLLAAGVRWPQVQRRLPTEGKLAGKTVVLTGTLAAMSRDQAKKRLQALGAKVTDSVSKKTSYVVVGVDPGSKADKARGLGVPILEEPEFLQLIDE; via the coding sequence ATGACCGCCAAGGACTCCGCCGCTACGCGCATCGCCGATCTACGCCAGCAGATCGACCTGGCTAACTATCGCTATTACGTACTCGATCAACCGACGATCGCGGATGCTGAGTACGACCGGTTATTGCGTGAACTGCAGACGCTCGAGCAGCAGCACCCCGACCTAATTATGCCAGAATCGCCGACCCAGCGGGTCGGCGCGCAGCCGTTGGCCGCATTTGCGGCGGTGCGCCACACGCTGCCGATGACGTCGATGGACAACGCTTTCACCGACGACGATCTGCGCGAGTGGGACACGCGCGTGCGCAAGGGTCTCGAGACCGATAGCGAGGTCACTTACACCGCCGAGCCGAAGTTCGACGGCGTCTCCGTGAGTCTGCGTTATGTGCGCGGCGCGTTGGTGCAGGCCGGTACGCGCGGCGACGGCGAGACCGGTGAAGACGTCAGCGCTAACGTGCGCACCATCAAAGCGGTACCGCTCAAATTGCAGGGCGACGATTGGCCGGAGGTGCTCGAAGTACGCGGCGAAGTCGTCATCCCCAAAGCCGACTTCGAGCGGTTGAACCGCGAACAACTGGCGCGGGGCGATAAGATTTTCGCTAATCCACGCAACTCCGCGGCCGGTAGTTTGCGCCAGCTTGATCCGCGCATTACGGCGACCCGTCCGCTCAGTTTTTTCCCGTGGGGCCTCGGCGACGTATCGGCACCGATCGGGCGGCGCTATGCCGACGTGGTCGAGCGGCTACAGGCATGGGGTTTCCGCGTCAGCAAATTTTTCCGCGTCGTTCACGGCACTGAAGGTTGTCGCGCTTATTACCGCGAGTTATTGGAGCAGCGGCAGCAATTGCCGTTCGAGATCGACGGCGTCGTTTATAAGGTCGATGACCTCGCCGCGCGCCTACAATTGGGTTTCACCGCACGTGCCCCGCGCTGGGCACTCGCGCACAAACTACCGGCGCAGGAAGAGAACACGACCGTCGAAGATATCCTGCCCTCTGTCGGACGTACGGGGGTCATCACGCCCGTGGCGGTGTTAAATCCCGTACAGGTAAGCGGGGTTACAGTGACGCACGCGACGTTGCACAACGAAGACGAGTTGCGACGCAAGGACGTGCGTATCGGCGATACCGTCATCGTCCGGCGTGCTGGCGATGTGATTCCGGAAGTGGTCGGTGTCGTGCTGGACAAGCGTCCGCCGGATGCGCGCGAGTGGCATATGCCGACCCAGTGCCCGGTGTGCGGCTCGGACGTGTTGCGCGAGGCGGAAGCGGCGGCGCATCGGTGCATGGGTGGGCTCGTTTGCTCGGCGCAGCGCACCGGCGCGATCCTGCACTTTGCCGCGCGCTCGGCCATGGATGTCGAAGGATTGGGCGATAAGTTGGTGGAGCAGCTGGTACAAAAGGAGTTGATCCATAATGTGGCCGATCTCTATCGCTTGCAGAAGGCCGACCTCGTGGCGCTGGAGCGTATGGGCGAGAAATCGGCGCAGAATCTGCTCGATCACATCGAGCGCAGCAAGCAAACGACGTTCGCGCGCTTCTTATACGGCCTCGGCGTTCCGCAGGTGGGCGAAACCACCGCCCAGCAATTGGCCGATTACTTCGGCTCGCTCGATGCGCTGCTTGCCGCCGGCGTCGAGGATATCGACGCGGTGCCGAACATCGGCGCCAGCATGGCCGAAGACATCCACGCCTTCTTCCAAGAGTCGCACAACCGCCGCGTTATCGAGCAGTTGCTCGCTGCCGGTGTGCGCTGGCCGCAAGTACAGCGCCGGCTGCCGACCGAGGGCAAATTGGCCGGAAAAACGGTGGTTCTGACCGGTACGTTAGCTGCCATGTCGCGCGACCAGGCCAAAAAGAGGCTGCAAGCGCTAGGTGCTAAAGTTACCGATAGTGTTTCCAAAAAAACCAGCTACGTTGTCGTCGGCGTCGATCCCGGATCGAAAGCCGACAAGGCCCGGGGTTTGGGGGTGCCGATACTCGAAGAGCCTGAGTTTTTGCAGCTCATCGACGAGTAG
- a CDS encoding cell division protein ZipA C-terminal FtsZ-binding domain-containing protein — translation MMNLQIALLVIGIVIIAIIAVSALDRDRLTRSFRRLHFSSNGAGGLLNRREPVVQVDTPSPIADPRFLKAEATVPADLPADSDIDPVSDALADIEEVANQPLNLNPGFDPPGTGPEAVRPGERQMSPIEAIDFVVHLPGPGPVRRRAALSVYKQNEYKLDYPRQLYGQRYQTNFWSTLQYDSDVTQYSDLKLAIQLVDARGPIGETELNTFAQVGLKLADALHRPSKFSITFEQAIERGRELTAFCDEHDVIAGVNVVTEAHTPFKGRALLAAMEHEGMTLEAKNIFYKRDNGRLLYCLSNLYKPGNFDPEMWDSFRTPGLTLFMSVPSVAEPTEAFDHMVDTARSVARFLDGQLLDQDRRPLTDKGITAIRAQIHGIDVKMRAFGIAPGSEAALRLFATDL, via the coding sequence ATGATGAATCTGCAGATCGCTCTGCTAGTCATCGGCATCGTTATCATTGCCATCATCGCCGTATCGGCGCTCGATCGTGATCGATTGACGCGCTCTTTCCGGCGTTTGCATTTCTCATCGAACGGTGCCGGCGGCCTACTCAATCGGCGCGAGCCGGTTGTGCAGGTCGATACGCCGTCGCCGATCGCCGATCCGCGTTTTCTCAAGGCGGAAGCAACGGTACCGGCCGATCTGCCGGCAGACTCGGATATCGATCCGGTCAGCGATGCGTTGGCTGATATCGAAGAGGTGGCGAACCAGCCGCTCAATCTGAACCCGGGCTTCGATCCGCCGGGCACCGGGCCGGAAGCGGTGCGCCCCGGTGAGCGCCAAATGTCGCCGATCGAGGCAATCGATTTTGTGGTTCATTTGCCGGGTCCGGGACCGGTACGCCGGCGGGCGGCGTTGTCGGTTTACAAGCAGAACGAGTACAAGCTTGACTACCCACGGCAGCTCTACGGTCAGCGCTATCAAACTAATTTCTGGTCGACCTTGCAGTACGATTCCGACGTAACGCAGTACAGCGACCTTAAGCTCGCGATCCAGTTGGTCGATGCCCGCGGGCCGATCGGTGAGACCGAGCTCAATACGTTCGCACAGGTGGGTCTCAAACTTGCCGATGCGTTACACCGGCCGTCCAAATTTTCGATTACGTTTGAGCAGGCGATCGAACGGGGCCGCGAGTTGACGGCGTTTTGCGATGAGCATGACGTCATTGCCGGCGTAAACGTCGTCACCGAGGCGCATACGCCGTTCAAAGGGCGGGCGCTGTTGGCGGCGATGGAGCACGAGGGCATGACGCTCGAGGCTAAGAATATCTTTTATAAGCGCGACAACGGCCGGCTGCTCTATTGTCTATCGAACCTGTACAAGCCGGGTAACTTCGATCCGGAAATGTGGGACAGTTTCCGGACGCCGGGCCTGACGCTGTTCATGAGCGTTCCCAGCGTCGCCGAGCCGACCGAGGCGTTCGATCATATGGTCGATACCGCCAGGTCGGTGGCGCGTTTTCTCGATGGCCAGTTGTTGGATCAAGACCGGCGCCCGCTGACCGATAAGGGCATTACCGCCATCCGCGCGCAGATCCACGGCATCGACGTCAAGATGCGCGCCTTCGGCATCGCTCCCGGTAGCGAAGCGGCGCTGCGTTTGTTCGCCACCGATCTCTAG
- the smc gene encoding chromosome segregation protein SMC, protein MRLKTIRLAGFKSFVDPTTVPINGSLIGVVGPNGCGKSNIIDAVRWVMGESSAKHLRGDSMADVIFNGSNARKPVGKAVVELIFDNTAGRAGGEYSNYAEIAIRREAGRDGQSDYFLNKTRCRRKDITDLFLGTGLGPRAYSIIEQGMVTRIIEAKPEDLRGFIEEAAGISRYKERRRETEIRIKHTLENLARVDDIRKELDSQLGKLNKQSKAAAKYKELKQEERTVRAQLLALRYRELDEKLNAQDSIIREHETALEAALAAQREIEAGIEQRRSEHTEALDAQNAVQAEYYSVGNEVSRLEQAIEHARETREALKREQDQLNRAWAEAEAHLNADRARLTELTQKLDEIGPQIGNYAAERDAATVALRDAEAAVQAWQEEWEAFNTAAAEPAKTRDIQSARIRQLESQVTRLTERRTRLADEAQAVENELKAAGLDAVRDEARALDETCATLEQSLNENTGRVQETRNRGDELNRTVTARRGEQQSAQARLASLRELQAAAEARHDAGINDWLRQRGLEQAPRLGSRLHVESGWETAVERVLGARLAAVCAERLPDVTSGLADLKPAHLTVLDLAAPRANDSIRSGALLEQVRSDIDLAPLLAGVYTATHLNDALSRRESLAAHESFITPTGEWVGRNWLSLAHAAGNERGWLAREREIETIERGCAERGTEIDTLTASLTQARTELSELEQRRQQLTRELNEQQRLRAKGRERLGLEQERLTQLEGRGAKLAREQQELDVQLTRDQADVAAATELLRQAEADSSTHEARRAELQARRQVVQDQLAAGRRAETEARDRAHHSEIEQRTLQTAFESTRASIVRLEAQLSSLTARREELAELLADNRDPDEELRQELNLQLTKRLEIEQRLNDARRITGEIDAALREQEHQRGQAEKQVQEIRSGLESERVTRQELVVRRDTHAEQVREAGAELAQVLTEMPAEANEPDWQERLDQLANRIERLGPINLVAIEEFEELSQRKGYLDKQADDLQQALATLDEAMKKMDAETRTRFRETFDKVNENFQLFFPRLFGGGSAYLELTDNNLLETGVSVMARPPGKRNSTIHLLSGGEKALTAVALLFSIFELNPAPFCLMDEVDAPLDDANVQRYAETLKTMSERTQLLYITHNKISMEMADILLGVTMSEPGVSRLVAVDVEEAMKMAAQA, encoded by the coding sequence ATGCGACTTAAGACTATCCGGCTCGCCGGCTTTAAATCCTTCGTTGATCCCACCACAGTTCCCATTAACGGCAGTCTTATTGGTGTCGTTGGTCCCAACGGTTGCGGCAAGTCGAACATTATCGACGCCGTCCGCTGGGTCATGGGCGAATCATCGGCCAAGCATCTGCGCGGCGACTCGATGGCGGACGTCATCTTTAACGGCTCGAACGCGCGCAAGCCCGTCGGTAAAGCGGTCGTCGAGCTGATATTCGATAATACCGCGGGCCGTGCCGGCGGCGAATACTCGAACTATGCCGAGATCGCGATTCGCCGCGAGGCTGGCCGCGATGGCCAGTCGGATTATTTCTTGAATAAGACGCGCTGCCGCCGTAAAGACATTACCGATCTATTTCTCGGCACCGGCCTTGGACCGCGCGCTTACTCGATCATCGAGCAAGGCATGGTCACGCGCATCATCGAAGCCAAGCCGGAAGACCTGCGCGGCTTTATTGAAGAGGCCGCCGGTATCTCGCGTTATAAAGAGCGCCGGCGCGAAACCGAGATCCGCATCAAGCATACGCTCGAAAACCTGGCGCGCGTCGACGACATTCGCAAAGAGCTCGACAGCCAGCTCGGCAAGCTGAACAAGCAATCGAAAGCCGCCGCCAAGTACAAAGAATTGAAACAAGAAGAGCGCACGGTGCGCGCGCAATTGTTGGCGCTGCGTTACCGCGAGCTCGACGAAAAACTGAACGCGCAAGACAGCATCATCCGTGAGCACGAGACCGCGCTCGAAGCGGCATTGGCAGCGCAGCGCGAGATCGAGGCCGGCATCGAGCAACGTCGGTCGGAACATACCGAAGCGCTCGACGCGCAGAACGCGGTGCAGGCCGAGTACTACTCGGTCGGCAACGAGGTGTCGCGGTTGGAGCAAGCGATCGAGCACGCGCGTGAAACACGCGAAGCGTTGAAGCGCGAGCAAGATCAGTTGAATCGTGCTTGGGCTGAGGCCGAAGCGCATTTGAACGCCGATCGGGCACGACTGACCGAGCTCACGCAAAAGCTGGACGAGATCGGTCCGCAAATCGGTAACTACGCCGCCGAGCGTGATGCCGCGACCGTGGCGTTGCGCGACGCCGAAGCGGCGGTACAGGCGTGGCAGGAAGAGTGGGAGGCGTTTAACACTGCCGCCGCCGAGCCGGCCAAGACGCGCGATATTCAAAGTGCGCGCATTCGCCAACTCGAATCGCAAGTCACGCGCTTGACCGAACGCCGCACGCGCTTGGCCGATGAAGCGCAAGCCGTCGAAAACGAATTGAAGGCCGCCGGCCTCGACGCCGTGCGCGATGAAGCGCGCGCGCTTGATGAAACCTGCGCCACGCTTGAACAATCGCTCAACGAAAACACCGGTCGCGTCCAAGAGACCCGCAATCGCGGTGATGAGCTCAATCGCACCGTAACTGCACGCCGCGGCGAACAGCAGTCGGCGCAGGCGCGCCTGGCGAGTTTGCGCGAGCTGCAGGCGGCCGCTGAGGCGCGGCACGATGCCGGCATCAACGATTGGTTGCGCCAGCGCGGCCTTGAACAGGCGCCGCGATTGGGCAGTCGCTTGCATGTCGAGTCGGGCTGGGAAACCGCGGTCGAGCGCGTGCTCGGTGCGCGTTTAGCGGCGGTCTGCGCCGAACGTTTGCCGGATGTCACCAGCGGCCTGGCGGATCTCAAGCCGGCCCATCTCACCGTGCTCGATCTCGCGGCGCCGCGTGCTAACGATAGTATCCGCAGCGGCGCATTGCTCGAGCAGGTCCGCTCCGATATCGATCTCGCCCCGTTGTTGGCCGGCGTTTACACCGCGACCCATCTGAACGATGCGTTGAGCCGGCGCGAGTCGCTGGCGGCACACGAATCGTTCATCACACCGACCGGCGAATGGGTCGGGCGCAATTGGTTGAGCTTGGCGCATGCCGCCGGTAACGAGCGTGGTTGGCTCGCGCGTGAGCGCGAGATCGAAACCATCGAGCGCGGTTGCGCCGAGCGTGGTACCGAGATCGACACGCTGACGGCCAGTTTGACGCAGGCGCGCACCGAGCTGTCCGAGCTCGAACAGCGGCGCCAGCAGCTGACACGCGAGCTCAACGAACAGCAACGCCTGCGCGCCAAGGGCCGCGAACGTCTCGGCCTCGAGCAAGAACGGCTGACGCAGTTGGAAGGCCGCGGTGCCAAGCTCGCGCGTGAGCAACAAGAGCTCGATGTGCAGTTAACGCGCGATCAGGCCGACGTTGCTGCCGCAACCGAATTGCTACGCCAGGCCGAAGCCGACAGCAGCACGCACGAGGCGCGTCGCGCCGAACTGCAGGCGCGCCGGCAAGTGGTGCAAGACCAGTTGGCCGCCGGCCGCCGCGCCGAGACCGAAGCGCGCGACCGCGCGCATCACAGCGAGATCGAGCAGCGCACCTTACAGACGGCGTTCGAGTCGACGCGTGCCAGTATCGTTCGACTCGAAGCGCAGCTAAGCAGTTTGACGGCGCGGCGCGAAGAGTTGGCCGAGTTGCTGGCCGACAATCGCGATCCGGATGAAGAGCTGCGTCAGGAATTGAATCTGCAGCTGACGAAGCGGCTGGAAATCGAGCAGCGCCTGAACGACGCACGCCGCATTACCGGCGAGATCGATGCGGCGTTGCGTGAGCAAGAACATCAGCGGGGTCAGGCGGAGAAGCAGGTGCAGGAGATTCGCTCAGGTCTGGAGAGCGAGCGCGTGACGCGTCAAGAGTTGGTCGTGCGACGCGATACCCATGCCGAGCAGGTACGCGAGGCCGGTGCCGAGCTGGCGCAAGTGTTGACCGAGATGCCGGCGGAAGCGAATGAGCCGGACTGGCAAGAACGTTTAGATCAGCTGGCGAACCGTATCGAACGACTAGGTCCTATTAACCTCGTTGCGATCGAAGAGTTCGAAGAGCTGTCGCAGCGTAAGGGCTATCTCGACAAGCAGGCGGACGATTTACAGCAGGCGTTGGCGACGCTCGACGAGGCCATGAAGAAGATGGACGCCGAGACCCGCACGCGTTTCCGCGAGACCTTCGACAAGGTCAACGAGAATTTCCAATTGTTCTTCCCGCGTTTGTTCGGCGGCGGCAGCGCTTACCTCGAGCTGACCGACAACAACTTGCTCGAGACCGGCGTGTCGGTAATGGCGCGCCCGCCGGGCAAGCGCAACAGCACGATTCATCTGCTGTCCGGCGGTGAAAAGGCGTTGACGGCGGTGGCGTTGCTGTTCTCGATCTTCGAGCTCAATCCGGCACCGTTCTGTTTGATGGACGAGGTCGATGCGCCGCTCGACGACGCCAACGTGCAGCGCTACGCCGAAACATTGAAAACGATGTCCGAGCGCACACAGTTGCTGTACATCACCCACAACAAGATCAGCATGGAGATGGCCGACATCCTGTTGGGTGTCACCATGTCCGAGCCGGGCGTGTCGCGGTTGGTGGCGGTCGATGTCGAAGAGGCTATGAAGATGGCGGCGCAGGCGTAA